In bacterium, a single window of DNA contains:
- a CDS encoding polyribonucleotide nucleotidyltransferase, whose protein sequence is MTINKVEIELGGKTIALETGRIANQANGAVLLSCGETVVMATATMSAKPREGMNFFPLICDYEERKYAVGKIPGGFVKRGGRPSEKAVLTSRLIDRPIRPLFADGMRNDVQVIAMPLSMEPDAPADVLAVVAASAAIAVSDIPWGGPIGCVRVCRIGGEFVLNPSLEQIKEADMELVVAGMDGKVMEIELEASEVQEDVLAEALDFAHEAIAKLVALQSELVEKVGKPKAEVPILTPDPQLYEEISAKIAPKIADFIKDPANAGKEKAIFDLEAHLKDELAEEYPDRDAEIGEVVYKVIKKQVRKMILDEGARAGGRGLDDIRPLFAEVGLLPRVHGSGLFTRGQTQVLTTLTLGSLDDAQIIDNLEEDGEKRFMHFYNFPPYSVGEVSPLRSAGRREVGHGALAEKALRPMIPAQEDFPYAMLMTSEVLESNGSTSMASTCGCTLALLDAGVNLKAPVAGISIGLITGEDKRVLLTDIQGLEDFHGDMDFKVAGTRDGITAIQVDTKIDGLDRDVVVGALEKAKAARMNILDVIAEAIPEARETMSEYAPRVFVVEIHPDKIGDIIGPGGKVIKKIEAETGAKLDIEQDGHVYITSVDAVGGERAKKIVEDITKEVEVGQIYTGKVTRIEPFGAFVELIPGKDGLVHISQLAKERVERTEDVCKLGDELLVKVIEISPDGKIRLTRRGLIEGDEGYVPPPPESRGGRGGSRPHIDRGGYRDRPREGGDGPGARFRTKKQ, encoded by the coding sequence ATGACAATTAACAAAGTGGAGATCGAGCTTGGTGGCAAGACTATAGCTCTGGAGACAGGGCGCATAGCAAACCAGGCTAACGGCGCAGTATTGCTGAGCTGTGGCGAAACGGTAGTTATGGCCACGGCGACAATGAGTGCCAAACCGAGGGAAGGAATGAACTTCTTCCCTCTTATTTGCGATTATGAAGAGAGAAAATACGCCGTAGGCAAGATTCCCGGTGGTTTTGTGAAGAGGGGCGGGCGTCCCTCAGAGAAAGCTGTCCTCACCTCTCGCTTAATCGACAGGCCGATAAGGCCGCTCTTTGCCGATGGCATGCGAAACGATGTTCAGGTTATCGCGATGCCTCTTTCAATGGAGCCGGACGCTCCAGCCGATGTTCTTGCGGTAGTGGCTGCATCCGCTGCCATAGCTGTCTCAGATATACCCTGGGGCGGTCCGATCGGCTGCGTCAGAGTCTGCCGGATCGGCGGTGAGTTTGTCTTAAACCCTTCCCTGGAGCAGATCAAAGAAGCCGATATGGAGCTTGTGGTCGCCGGGATGGACGGCAAAGTTATGGAGATCGAGCTTGAAGCCAGCGAAGTTCAAGAGGACGTGTTGGCGGAGGCGCTTGACTTTGCCCATGAGGCAATAGCGAAGCTTGTTGCTTTGCAGAGCGAGTTGGTAGAAAAAGTGGGCAAGCCCAAGGCTGAAGTCCCCATCCTTACTCCTGACCCTCAGCTCTACGAAGAAATATCAGCGAAAATCGCTCCAAAGATAGCCGATTTCATCAAAGACCCGGCCAATGCGGGCAAAGAGAAGGCAATTTTTGATCTTGAGGCTCATCTCAAGGATGAACTCGCTGAAGAATATCCCGACCGTGATGCCGAGATTGGCGAGGTCGTATATAAAGTCATCAAGAAACAAGTCCGCAAGATGATCCTTGATGAGGGTGCTCGCGCCGGTGGCAGAGGGCTGGATGACATAAGGCCGCTGTTCGCAGAAGTAGGACTGCTCCCGCGTGTGCATGGTTCAGGTCTCTTCACCAGAGGTCAGACCCAGGTGCTTACCACTCTCACGCTCGGTTCGCTTGATGATGCTCAGATTATCGATAATCTCGAAGAGGACGGCGAGAAGCGCTTTATGCACTTCTACAATTTCCCTCCTTACAGTGTCGGCGAGGTCAGCCCGTTGAGGAGCGCAGGCAGGCGTGAGGTGGGTCATGGAGCGCTTGCCGAAAAGGCCTTGAGGCCTATGATCCCTGCGCAGGAAGATTTTCCATATGCGATGTTGATGACTTCGGAAGTATTGGAATCGAACGGCTCGACATCCATGGCCAGTACTTGCGGATGTACTCTAGCTCTGCTTGATGCAGGCGTCAATCTCAAGGCGCCGGTCGCCGGCATATCCATCGGTCTGATTACCGGTGAGGACAAGAGAGTATTGTTGACCGATATCCAGGGGCTTGAAGACTTCCATGGCGATATGGACTTCAAGGTAGCGGGCACACGCGATGGCATCACTGCCATCCAGGTCGACACCAAGATAGACGGTCTGGATCGCGATGTAGTTGTCGGCGCTCTGGAAAAGGCCAAGGCAGCAAGAATGAATATCCTTGATGTGATAGCTGAGGCTATTCCCGAGGCCAGGGAGACCATGAGCGAATATGCGCCGAGGGTCTTTGTCGTGGAGATTCACCCCGACAAGATAGGCGACATAATCGGTCCTGGCGGCAAGGTAATCAAGAAGATAGAAGCCGAGACCGGTGCGAAGCTCGATATCGAGCAGGACGGTCATGTCTACATAACTTCGGTCGACGCAGTCGGTGGTGAGCGGGCCAAAAAGATAGTTGAGGACATCACCAAAGAGGTCGAGGTAGGCCAGATTTATACGGGAAAAGTTACTCGCATCGAACCATTTGGCGCATTTGTGGAGTTGATTCCCGGCAAAGATGGTCTGGTTCATATATCTCAGCTTGCCAAGGAGCGCGTCGAGCGGACTGAGGATGTCTGCAAGCTAGGTGATGAACTGCTGGTCAAGGTAATAGAGATTAGTCCGGACGGCAAGATTCGTTTGACACGTCGTGGTCTGATCGAGGGTGACGAAGGCTATGTTCCACCGCCGCCCGAGTCTCGCGGTGGGCGCGGAGGCAGTAGACCGCACATTGATCGCGGTGGGTACCGCGACCGACCTCGTGAGGGCGGTGACGGTCCTGGAGCGAGGTTCCGAACCAAGAAGCAGTAA
- the rpsO gene encoding 30S ribosomal protein S15: MALVKEKKTELIDEYKQHDGDTGSPEVQIALLSARINQLTEHLKEHKKDHHSRRGLLMMVGQRRRLLNYLSNKDITRYRDVIARLGIRR, from the coding sequence TTGGCGCTTGTTAAAGAGAAGAAAACAGAATTAATAGACGAGTACAAGCAGCACGATGGCGATACGGGTTCGCCGGAGGTTCAGATAGCACTGCTCAGCGCTCGGATCAACCAGCTCACCGAGCATCTAAAGGAGCACAAGAAAGATCACCACTCCAGAAGAGGCTTGTTGATGATGGTCGGCCAGCGCAGAAGGCTGCTGAACTATCTGAGCAACAAGGACATCACCCGGTATCGTGATGTGATTGCTCGGCTCGGCATCAGACGCTAG
- a CDS encoding MBL fold metallo-hydrolase — protein sequence MNPNDILISFSLALYSQWFYHKPTRCLFDAGEGVATTLGTKVFGIRHVFLSHGHEDHIAGISNLVNIRNLASGERDKPLIIYYPKHDRWINALLEYIEQKQSGLLRYPLYVQPMEVGSEVEIPDTKRPTRVVAFEMRHVRGQLCLGYEIQQERKFPDPATGENVCRYHPVFLYTGDGSEAVHTPYGRLDLAVHEATFLSSDSSLASIESNRHAALETAVEWGASNDVKLLVLCHISDRYIIDDVIKAARQAKERSGFRGDLYIAHCNEIIPVPSS from the coding sequence ATGAATCCAAATGACATTCTGATATCGTTTTCACTGGCGCTCTACAGCCAGTGGTTTTATCATAAGCCGACCCGGTGTCTTTTTGACGCGGGCGAGGGCGTCGCCACGACCCTGGGCACCAAGGTCTTCGGCATCCGCCATGTGTTTTTGAGTCATGGGCATGAGGACCACATCGCCGGCATATCGAACCTGGTGAATATCCGCAATCTTGCGTCCGGCGAACGTGACAAGCCGTTGATTATATATTATCCCAAGCATGACCGATGGATAAATGCGCTGCTGGAGTATATCGAGCAAAAGCAGTCGGGTCTGCTCAGATATCCGCTCTATGTCCAGCCGATGGAAGTCGGCTCGGAGGTCGAAATACCGGATACGAAGCGTCCGACGCGGGTGGTCGCCTTTGAGATGAGGCATGTGCGCGGCCAACTCTGCCTGGGCTATGAGATCCAGCAGGAACGCAAATTTCCCGACCCGGCCACCGGCGAGAATGTATGTCGTTATCATCCAGTGTTTTTATATACGGGTGACGGCTCTGAGGCGGTACACACGCCCTATGGACGTCTGGATTTGGCTGTTCACGAAGCGACTTTTCTTTCAAGCGACAGCAGCCTGGCATCGATTGAGTCCAACAGACATGCTGCTCTAGAGACGGCTGTGGAGTGGGGCGCAAGCAACGATGTAAAGTTGCTGGTTTTATGCCATATATCAGATCGGTATATAATAGATGATGTGATCAAGGCTGCAAGGCAGGCGAAGGAGAGGTCGGGTTTTCGGGGTGATCTATACATAGCCCATTGCAATGAGATAATCCCCGTCCCAAGTTCATAA
- a CDS encoding TetR/AcrR family transcriptional regulator has product MANESATSWKDRRKEQLHDDLVAAAAGLFREKGFNAVSVEDIVAATGIAKGTFYLYFKTKTQIVESVLGACLDDLEKRISTALEAASSDASDPLQAVVGIIMQFLQENPGFVTPIMDAAPVPDIGEAVLLRCRTVTISVFERLLRMGMLQGRYREIDPQAASLALQGMLSGLVRFSADVDIKFTDVGEIAVELFERGVKR; this is encoded by the coding sequence ATGGCAAACGAATCCGCAACTTCATGGAAAGACAGGCGAAAAGAGCAGCTTCATGACGATCTTGTGGCAGCAGCAGCGGGGCTGTTTCGAGAAAAGGGGTTCAATGCTGTATCCGTGGAGGATATCGTTGCCGCAACAGGCATCGCCAAAGGGACATTTTACCTCTATTTCAAGACAAAAACCCAAATTGTCGAGTCCGTGCTCGGGGCATGTCTGGACGATCTTGAAAAACGGATATCCACAGCACTGGAGGCGGCTTCTTCAGATGCGTCTGACCCTCTTCAGGCTGTGGTGGGAATCATAATGCAGTTCCTGCAGGAAAATCCCGGCTTCGTAACACCGATTATGGATGCTGCCCCGGTCCCCGATATTGGAGAGGCTGTCCTGTTACGATGCCGCACTGTCACAATCTCGGTATTTGAGCGTCTGCTTAGGATGGGAATGCTGCAGGGCAGGTATCGCGAAATTGACCCACAGGCTGCATCGCTTGCACTTCAGGGAATGCTCTCCGGTCTTGTTCGGTTTTCCGCTGATGTTGACATCAAGTTCACAGATGTCGGCGAGATAGCAGTGGAACTTTTCGAGCGCGGAGTCAAGCGATGA